In a single window of the Methylococcus sp. Mc7 genome:
- the rpsD gene encoding 30S ribosomal protein S4 — translation MARYLGPKCKLSRREGTDLFLKSRGKSLESKCKLDQPPGQHGQKRPRLSDYAAQLREKQKLRRIYGVMERQFRNYYAEASRLKGSTGENLLALLECRLDNVVYRMGFASTRAEARQLVSHKAINLNGRTLNIPSYQVRSGDVVQIREKAKSQGRVKDALQVTEQYGFPSWVDVDVKSMKGTFKSAPERSELGSDINEQLVVELYSK, via the coding sequence ATGGCTAGATATCTTGGGCCGAAATGTAAGTTGAGCCGCCGCGAGGGGACCGATCTGTTCCTGAAGTCGAGGGGCAAGTCTCTGGAGTCCAAATGCAAGCTGGATCAGCCGCCCGGTCAGCATGGGCAGAAGCGGCCCCGGCTGAGCGACTACGCGGCTCAGCTCAGGGAGAAGCAGAAGCTGCGGCGGATATACGGCGTCATGGAGCGGCAGTTTCGCAATTACTACGCCGAGGCGTCCCGGTTGAAGGGTTCCACGGGCGAAAACCTGCTCGCTCTGCTCGAGTGTCGTCTCGATAACGTCGTTTACCGGATGGGATTCGCGTCCACACGGGCCGAAGCGCGGCAGCTGGTATCCCATAAGGCGATCAATCTGAACGGGCGTACGCTGAACATCCCGTCCTATCAGGTGCGGAGCGGGGATGTCGTCCAGATTCGCGAGAAGGCGAAATCCCAGGGACGCGTCAAGGATGCGCTCCAGGTGACGGAGCAGTACGGTTTTCCGTCCTGGGTCGATGTAGACGTTAAATCGATGAAAGGCACGTTTAAGTCTGCGCCGGAACGGAGCGAGCTGGGCTCGGATATCAACGAGCAGCTGGTCGTCGAGTTGTATTCGAAGTAG
- the rpsM gene encoding 30S ribosomal protein S13 — MARIAGVNIPDHKHVVISLTAIYGIGRTRAALICEGAGIETDKKVRELSDEQVERLRGEVAKFVVEGDLRREVAMNIKRLMDLGSYRGMRHRRGLPTRGQRTRTNARTRKGPRRPIKK; from the coding sequence ATGGCGCGTATTGCTGGAGTCAACATCCCAGACCACAAGCATGTAGTTATCTCACTGACCGCGATCTACGGCATCGGGCGTACGCGTGCAGCTCTGATTTGCGAAGGCGCGGGGATCGAGACTGACAAGAAAGTCAGAGAGCTGAGCGACGAGCAGGTCGAGCGGCTGCGTGGCGAAGTCGCGAAGTTCGTCGTGGAAGGCGATCTTCGGCGAGAGGTGGCCATGAACATCAAGCGGCTCATGGATCTCGGATCCTATCGCGGCATGAGGCACCGGCGCGGTTTGCCGACGCGCGGACAGCGCACCCGCACCAATGCCCGCACCCGAAAGGGACCGCGTCGCCCGATCAAGAAATAA
- the rpoA gene encoding DNA-directed RNA polymerase subunit alpha, with protein MHNSLAELIKPRTVEVVPHGTNSARVVIEPLERGFGHTLGNALRRVLLSAIPGAAVTDVVIDGVLHEYSTIEGVQEDVIDVLLNLKNLAIRLNGPHDVYLNIDKQGPGPVLAGDMEVPHDVEVLNPDLLIAHLTGGGRLRMTLHVQKGRGYQPVANRAVEGDSAIGTLHVDASFSPIKKVSYVVESARVEQRTDLDRLVIELQTNGTVQPEEAVKHAANILNQHLGILVDLKGEDLPLFGEDGPQFDPLLLHPVDDLELTVRSANCLKAENIFYIGDLIQRSEADLLKTPNLGKKSLTEIKDVLATKGLSLGMRLENWPPEGLKKLNQ; from the coding sequence ATGCACAACTCGCTTGCCGAGCTGATCAAGCCGCGTACGGTAGAAGTGGTTCCTCATGGAACCAATTCCGCACGCGTGGTCATTGAACCGCTGGAGAGAGGGTTCGGCCACACCTTGGGCAACGCCTTGAGGCGTGTGCTTCTTTCCGCCATCCCCGGCGCTGCGGTCACGGACGTCGTAATCGACGGCGTGCTGCACGAATATTCGACCATCGAAGGGGTTCAGGAGGACGTGATCGACGTGCTTTTGAATCTCAAGAATCTTGCCATTCGCCTGAACGGGCCGCACGATGTTTACCTCAACATCGACAAGCAGGGACCCGGGCCGGTTTTGGCGGGCGACATGGAGGTTCCCCATGACGTCGAGGTCTTGAATCCGGATCTGCTGATCGCGCACCTCACCGGGGGCGGTCGCTTGCGTATGACGCTCCACGTGCAGAAAGGGAGGGGCTACCAGCCCGTCGCCAACCGGGCTGTCGAAGGCGATTCGGCTATCGGCACCTTGCATGTGGACGCGAGCTTCAGCCCCATCAAGAAGGTGTCCTACGTCGTCGAGAGCGCCCGCGTCGAGCAGCGTACGGACCTGGATCGGCTGGTGATCGAGCTTCAGACAAACGGAACGGTTCAGCCGGAGGAGGCGGTCAAGCACGCGGCGAACATTCTTAATCAGCACCTCGGTATCCTGGTCGACCTCAAGGGTGAGGACTTGCCGCTTTTCGGTGAAGATGGACCCCAGTTCGATCCGTTGCTGCTGCACCCGGTGGACGACCTCGAGCTTACGGTTCGTTCAGCGAACTGCCTGAAAGCGGAGAACATCTTTTACATCGGAGATCTCATCCAGCGTAGTGAGGCGGATTTGCTCAAGACCCCGAATCTGGGAAAAAAGTCTCTTACGGAGATCAAGGACGTTTTGGCGACGAAGGGTTTGTCGCTGGGCATGCGCCTGGAGAACTGGCCGCCGGAAGGTCTCAAGAAGCTGAATCAATAG
- the rpmJ gene encoding 50S ribosomal protein L36, with product MKVRASVKRICRNCKVLKRNGIVRIICKDARHKQRQG from the coding sequence ATGAAAGTTAGAGCATCTGTTAAGCGCATCTGCCGGAACTGCAAGGTCCTGAAGAGGAACGGCATCGTCCGAATCATTTGTAAGGATGCCCGCCACAAGCAGCGGCAGGGTTGA
- the rpsK gene encoding 30S ribosomal protein S11 has product MATTGRPAKRIKRDISDGIAHVSASFNNTIITITDRKGNALSWASAGASGFRGSRKSTPFAAQVAAEKAGSVAKEYGIKNLDVHVTGPGPGRESAVRSLNALGFKIVNVVDTTPLPHNGCRPPKKRRV; this is encoded by the coding sequence ATGGCTACGACAGGTCGCCCCGCTAAAAGAATCAAGAGAGATATCTCGGACGGCATCGCGCACGTCAGCGCGTCCTTCAATAACACCATAATCACCATTACCGACAGAAAGGGTAATGCGCTTTCGTGGGCCAGCGCCGGAGCATCGGGTTTTCGGGGTTCGCGCAAGAGCACACCGTTTGCCGCTCAGGTTGCGGCCGAAAAGGCGGGTTCGGTGGCGAAGGAATATGGAATCAAGAATTTGGACGTTCATGTCACCGGTCCCGGTCCGGGAAGAGAGTCCGCCGTGCGTTCTCTGAACGCTTTGGGCTTTAAGATTGTTAATGTCGTGGACACGACCCCGCTGCCTCATAACGGGTGTCGTCCTCCGAAGAAGCGGCGCGTTTGA
- the rplQ gene encoding 50S ribosomal protein L17, with translation MRHRKAGRKFNLTSSHRAALYRNLAAALVEHEIIKTTLPKAKEIRRYVEPLITLSKEDSVASRRLAFARLRNRDAVTKLFNDLGPRFKTRPGGYTRILKCGFRAGDASPMAFVELVDRA, from the coding sequence ATGCGTCATCGTAAAGCAGGAAGGAAGTTCAACCTGACCAGCAGTCACCGGGCTGCGTTGTATCGGAATTTGGCGGCCGCGCTCGTGGAGCACGAGATCATTAAGACGACGCTGCCGAAGGCCAAAGAGATCAGGCGTTATGTGGAGCCTCTGATCACGTTGTCGAAAGAGGACAGCGTGGCCAGCCGGCGGCTGGCGTTCGCGAGGCTGCGTAACCGGGATGCGGTGACGAAGCTGTTCAACGATCTGGGTCCCCGGTTCAAGACGCGCCCAGGCGGTTACACGCGGATTCTCAAGTGCGGTTTTCGGGCAGGCGACGCAAGTCCCATGGCTTTCGTGGAGCTCGTGGATCGAGCCTGA
- the glnE gene encoding bifunctional [glutamate--ammonia ligase]-adenylyl-L-tyrosine phosphorylase/[glutamate--ammonia-ligase] adenylyltransferase: MFEERGQLFEGCSESFRQALRFVCACSPFFLGVLKRDPHLIPMLRALAEDRLSASDPEADLRKLVADAADRACLMRVLRQWRNREMAIIAWQDISGRLDVDEVLARISETAESAIRAALDWLFEDACRRWGVPRRKDGSAQNLVVLGMGKLGGGELNFSSDVDLVFAYIEEGELPGRHGTTYAEFYTRLAQSFVHVLDAVTEDGFVFRVDVRLRPFGESGPLVVSFDSCERYYQAQARDWERYAMVKVRPVGGDPEDGAEFERFFHPFVYRRYLDYRVFGELRSLKAKIVAELRRKDRGDNIKLGPGGIREIEFIGQAFQLIRGGRNVELQDRSILTVLERAGQLRLLEHDTASFLCGAYRFLRKVENRLQQYEDKQTHDLPASDERRELLAYSMGFDAWEEFKRELDGVRSKVHGIFTEVIAEPSQRASAELLLDGGEAELSLALTGFEGATDAMASALVKFRASAAIRRLGAGAMAELQRVIGKLLAELAASRASDPASTLARVLKLLESIAGRGVYFSLLAENPGALSQLVRLAAASPWIVRLIAGAPILLDELLDPRTLYSPLTREALGREADILAGSLAPDDDEQLMLRLRQFKAAHQLRIAAADIMNVIPVMVVSDYLTDLAEVVIERALRLAWKSTAARHGAPPVEAGASRDFPGFGVIAYGKLGGIELGYGSDLDLVFLYDGVASDALTDGPRPVSAAEFYARVVQRMVGLLTTEMLGGALYEVDLRLRPSGSSGLLVSKVDAYENYQLHQAWTWERQALVRARFVGGDPRVGARFDAIRRTVLCAGRDSGQVRLDVQTMREKMRESLADRRPGVFDLKQGFGGIADIEFIVQFGVLVSAAKHCEITRWTDTVRLLESLRTINFLEPEQADRLRCAYCDYRGKAHRLALQEMPALASSSEFSEHRAAVQAVWKQIIEAPAL; the protein is encoded by the coding sequence ATGTTCGAAGAGCGCGGGCAACTGTTCGAAGGTTGTTCGGAGTCCTTTCGCCAGGCCTTGCGCTTCGTCTGCGCATGCAGCCCATTCTTCCTGGGGGTTTTGAAGCGGGACCCTCATCTCATTCCCATGCTCCGCGCTTTGGCCGAGGACCGCCTTTCGGCCAGCGATCCTGAAGCCGATCTGCGGAAACTCGTAGCCGACGCGGCCGATCGTGCGTGCCTGATGCGTGTATTACGTCAGTGGCGCAATCGGGAAATGGCGATCATTGCCTGGCAAGACATTTCCGGCCGGCTCGATGTCGACGAGGTCCTGGCAAGGATATCGGAGACGGCGGAGTCCGCCATCCGAGCGGCTCTGGACTGGCTTTTCGAGGACGCCTGCCGGCGGTGGGGTGTTCCGAGGCGTAAAGACGGATCGGCGCAGAATCTGGTTGTATTAGGCATGGGAAAGCTCGGGGGGGGAGAGCTCAACTTCTCGTCCGATGTCGATCTGGTTTTCGCCTATATCGAGGAAGGTGAACTGCCCGGGCGCCATGGCACGACCTATGCTGAGTTTTACACGCGACTTGCACAGTCGTTCGTTCACGTTCTCGACGCCGTGACGGAAGATGGTTTCGTTTTTCGTGTGGACGTGCGGCTGAGGCCTTTCGGCGAGAGCGGTCCGCTGGTGGTCAGCTTTGATTCATGCGAGCGCTATTACCAGGCCCAGGCGCGCGATTGGGAGCGCTACGCGATGGTGAAGGTCCGCCCCGTGGGCGGGGATCCCGAAGACGGCGCGGAGTTCGAGCGGTTCTTCCACCCTTTCGTATATCGTCGGTACCTCGACTACCGGGTATTCGGTGAACTGAGGTCGCTTAAAGCCAAGATCGTGGCGGAGCTCCGGCGGAAGGACAGGGGCGACAACATCAAGTTGGGTCCCGGCGGCATCCGGGAGATCGAGTTCATCGGACAGGCATTCCAGTTGATCCGCGGCGGCCGAAATGTCGAACTGCAGGATCGGAGCATCCTGACAGTCCTGGAGCGGGCGGGGCAGTTGCGCCTGCTTGAGCACGACACCGCCTCGTTTCTCTGCGGGGCGTATCGGTTCTTGCGCAAAGTCGAGAACCGCCTCCAGCAGTACGAGGACAAGCAGACGCACGATCTCCCGGCATCCGACGAACGGCGCGAGTTGCTGGCGTACTCCATGGGTTTCGATGCCTGGGAGGAGTTTAAGCGGGAGCTCGACGGCGTTCGGAGCAAGGTCCACGGAATTTTCACCGAGGTGATTGCCGAGCCTTCGCAGAGGGCGTCCGCCGAGCTGCTGCTGGATGGCGGCGAGGCGGAACTTTCCCTCGCGCTGACAGGATTCGAAGGCGCCACGGACGCCATGGCCAGCGCTTTGGTCAAGTTCCGTGCCTCGGCGGCCATTCGGCGGCTCGGTGCCGGTGCCATGGCCGAGCTTCAGAGAGTCATCGGAAAGCTGCTGGCGGAACTCGCGGCTTCCCGCGCTTCCGACCCGGCGAGCACATTGGCCAGAGTCCTCAAGTTGCTCGAATCGATCGCTGGCAGGGGGGTTTATTTTTCGCTGCTTGCGGAGAACCCCGGCGCGTTGTCGCAGTTGGTCAGGCTGGCTGCGGCGAGCCCGTGGATCGTACGGCTCATTGCCGGCGCTCCGATTCTGCTCGACGAGTTGCTGGACCCCCGAACCCTGTACAGCCCGCTGACTCGGGAGGCCTTGGGCCGGGAAGCGGACATTCTGGCCGGCAGCCTGGCTCCGGACGACGACGAGCAGTTGATGTTGCGGCTCCGGCAGTTCAAGGCCGCGCATCAGCTGCGAATCGCGGCGGCCGACATAATGAACGTCATTCCGGTCATGGTTGTCAGCGATTACCTGACGGACTTGGCCGAGGTAGTGATCGAGCGCGCGCTGCGGCTGGCCTGGAAGTCCACGGCTGCGCGTCACGGTGCTCCGCCGGTGGAGGCGGGAGCATCCCGGGACTTTCCCGGATTCGGCGTCATCGCCTATGGAAAGCTCGGCGGCATAGAGCTGGGCTACGGGTCCGACCTCGATCTGGTCTTTCTCTACGATGGGGTCGCCAGCGATGCCCTGACCGATGGGCCACGTCCGGTCAGCGCCGCCGAGTTTTATGCCCGTGTGGTTCAGCGGATGGTCGGCCTGCTGACGACCGAGATGCTCGGCGGGGCGCTGTATGAAGTCGATCTCCGCTTGCGGCCCAGCGGGAGTTCCGGTCTCCTCGTCAGCAAAGTCGATGCCTACGAAAATTACCAGCTCCATCAGGCCTGGACCTGGGAGCGCCAGGCGCTGGTGAGAGCACGGTTCGTGGGCGGCGACCCGCGGGTGGGTGCGCGCTTCGATGCGATCCGGCGGACCGTGCTTTGCGCGGGCCGGGATAGTGGGCAGGTGAGACTCGATGTTCAGACAATGCGCGAAAAGATGCGGGAAAGCTTGGCGGACAGGCGGCCCGGCGTGTTCGACTTGAAGCAGGGCTTCGGCGGTATTGCCGATATCGAGTTTATTGTACAATTCGGGGTTCTTGTCAGCGCCGCGAAGCATTGCGAGATCACGCGCTGGACCGATACGGTCCGCCTACTGGAAAGCCTTCGCACCATAAACTTCCTGGAGCCCGAGCAGGCGGATCGGCTTCGATGCGCCTATTGCGATTATCGCGGCAAGGCGCATCGTCTTGCTTTGCAAGAGATGCCGGCGTTGGCATCGTCTTCGGAATTTTCCGAACACCGCGCGGCCGTGCAGGCGGTCTGGA